One Drosophila virilis strain 15010-1051.87 chromosome 5, Dvir_AGI_RSII-ME, whole genome shotgun sequence DNA window includes the following coding sequences:
- the LOC6626276 gene encoding uncharacterized protein, with protein MDNKTTQLDFKLLVDQSVNLLDSLNAASRCDAIKFLLQTLKCKYPEACDRVVRNLFSHNPNDNGDGTDATQLAKSEQLQLLLATKKEKTEPGVKIKRESENEAAAIDLNQNFEKILCKEEFMCLDEEDDFLDDDADTENSSSMSKRLHFHRAISASASVSNNVDTITGAGAILSSDPLDLIHTAAAASGLVKRKYAATFDEEAEEDYENGDDYDNGSNSNNCEELLMRRQQKLIGSTSLVKRKRTNNSHVASLDVMAPAIRSRLGEGYVFHEDNQYTLRYHHSSGEFSERAFRAQFRVLLRLALSQHHKPFLKQFYDNFVITGRLLGTTPSTRVLKELREQRLDEWRRQRERRQLAKAAADAAAAAADAAAAARLLGQEQEQEQEQEQRQKQSQQVDQHLEVPLQLESQEQRQLRSISFGDSELESETESQLSSAQEIMKFEEFIDDGVGAGRLIDGLEMEPEIDEMLAGVGSGLDSVAGTGSGNSNSNSSAVHDNGIASLLMDTSHGTQIHSTHLNSSSSSGANLVINGLTSSSNINNNINCNKSDNALSQQLGTEHAAKQSASQGQMQTQSQHLAMPMRTAYGLEGVAMSATTQLMSGSEIQLQNENQNQSQSQNHYNSSNNPISMPPIIEQMMQMQMQQQQSPFPQHQHAQMMNNRQSHMHSHPHPHQQSQPPHLAPSGVGSNACPQLNSSLELDDNELSGEEEDDELDTEMDELDAAKQQLIDGGSSSSTSLQAPPSQLGGSQTPGSKKDKPSYNCLLCPKSYRKRKSLLDHYKLHPGYCHDCGQPNGNTLEEIIQHNRTMHVKEFPFVCETCGESYSRRQQFHAHVESHKKDFKIFPCGECGLKLSQKKMQQHFEETGHKADGAICEVCGAEFPSKNALYQHIIRVHKRDNFFECHICHNRFTLKANLERHVQLHTEVKRTYVCDLCGSSYFTYPALKEHYSNAHVDVSECKCTLCGKRFGSAKSLQRHLPSHSEERPHCCNHCDQTFKWKTHLVRHKQTMHGNQPPPPKKGKQRFPKSNDEDMAPLPDMPGPPPVKASKKSAVSKAKSQAGAAAAAAAQQQQMQQGAGKGVSVGATPTPPPPLSTTPGCSQQEQFNAAIVSSNSSQSSTASTSQHSVSTSESQQNSMYNQSFSADKLQQQQPPPTQQQQQQQQNALHQHQQQQQQQHAATPPPTQQQAVPPPQQQPQPHHRHTPHTPHTPNNSTPELHMQRMNSFGGQESQFHFEPTGNTAGGYQQHQMISQYQQQQAQQPQPPQQQQQQHMRSHTPQSPHPHPHPHQAQQMQQQQHFTSPHHMPPMHHQHQLILQQHRHTHSPQHQHSRLQSPQPQPSPSAAASATQQQFMQQQQQPTDSWGNMGFGGAPNNQPVELKDNKFYIVDSTEFLGLPMNVGAPAPSTQQQQQQAAVGVNKAQQQQQQQQQPPPQQQQQQQQPQDPALTGELLGFQHMWPQQVQPQQQQQQQQQQQQPQQQQQPTTAQPQANQVGPGDAHNYNNIGSILTNLIDTNPTPLEYNFDLMPQPPPQQQQQQQQQQPQQPQQQQQAAQQHHNAGGAYGSGLMRHPSAGNVYEQHYNHSALSEQLVSEQQKHNSFQPYHAHAHAHGLQQPLHSLAGATHLLPPPPPHGSVYERTAPPVGVGVGVGYPMLGDDTKSVLPPINDYMHHMQQQQPDLIYYPVKND; from the exons GTGGATCAGTCTGTGAATCTACTGGATAGTCTGAATGCGGCGTCGCGGTGCGATGCGATCAAATTTTTGCTGCAAACGCTTAAGTGCAAATACCCAGAGGCCTGCGACAGAGTCGTCAGGAATCTGTTCAGTCACAATCCAAATGACAATGGCGACGGGACGGACGCAACGCAGCTAGCGAAGAGcgagcagttgcagctgctgcttgccaCCAAGAAGGAGAAAACGGAGCCGGGCGTGAAGATAAAACGGGAGAGCGAGAATGAGGCAGCCGCTATCGATTTAAATCAAAACTTTGAGAAGATTCTCTGCAAGGAGGAGTTTATGTGCCTCGATGAGGAGGATGACTTCCTCGATGATGACGCCGATACCGAGAACTCGTCTTCCATGAGCAAGCGTTTGCACTTTCATCGCGCCATCAGCGCGAGCGCCAGTGTCAGCAACAATGTGGATACGATTACCGGAGCGGGAGCCATCCTCTCCAGCGATCCCCTCGATCTGATACACACGGCAGCAGCGGCCAGTGGCTTGGTGAAGCGCAAATATGCTGCGACGTTCGACGAGGAGGCGGAGGAGGACTATGAGAACGGCGATGACTATGACAATGGCAGCAATAGTAACAACTGTGAAGAGCTCCTGATGCGCCGGCAACAAAAGCTTATCGGCTCCACGTCGCTGGTCAAGCGGAAGCGTACCAACAACAGCCACGTGGCCAGCTTGGACGTTATGGCGCCGGCCATACGCTCGCGTCTGGGCGAGGGCTATGTGTTCCACGAGGATAATCAGTACACGCTACGCTATCACCACAGCAGCGGGGAGTTCAGTGAGCGCGCTTTCAGGGCGCAGTTCCGGGTGCTGCTACGTCTGGCGCTGAGCCAACATCACAAGCCCTTCCTTAAGCAGTTCTACGACAACTTTGTGATCACTGGCCGGCTGCTGGGCACAACGCCTTCGACACGAGTGCTGAAGGAGCTGCGCGAGCAACGGCTGGACGAATGGCGACGACAACGCGAGCGCAGACAGCTTGCGAAGGCCGCCGCcgatgctgcagcagctgctgctgatgctgctgccgctgccaggTTGCTGGgacaggagcaggagcaggaacaggagcaagagcaaaggcaaaagcaaagccaaCAAGTGGACCAACATCTCGAAGtgccgctgcagctggagAGCCAAGAGCAGCGCCAGCTCAGATCCATTTCGTTTGGCGACTCTGAGCTAGAATCAGAGACAGAGTCGCAGCTATCGTCGGCTCAGGAGATTATGAAGTTCGAGGAGTTCATTGACGATGGTGTAGGCGCAGGTCGTCTCATCGATGGGCTGGAAATGGAGCCTGAGATTGACGAAATGCTGGCTGGCGTAGGCAGCGGATTGGACAGCGTAGCTGGCACAGGCAGCGggaacagcaacagtaacagcagcgCCGTCCACGACAACGGCATTGCCTCCCTTCTCATGGACACCAGCCATGGGACGCAGATTCATTCTACCCATCT caatagcagcagcagcagcggtgcGAATCTTGTGATCAATGGCCTTACATCGTCAAGcaatattaacaacaacatcaattgTAACAAAAGCGATAATGCGCTGTCCCAGCAGCTGGGAACGGAGCATGCCGCCAAGCAGTCGGCGTCGCAAGGACAGATGCAGACGCAGTCGCAGCATCTGGCCATGCCCATGAGGACTGCGTATGGACTTGAGGGTGTCGCCATGTCGGCGACAACGCAGCTAATGTCTGGCAGTGAGATTCAGCTGCAGAATGAGAATCAAaaccagagccagagccagaacCACTATAATTCAAGCAATAACCCAATCTCAATGCCGCCCATCATTGAGCAGATGATGCAgatgcaaatgcaacaacagcagagcCCCTTTCCACAGCATCAGCATGCGCAAATGATGAATAATCGTCAGTCGCATATGCATTCGCATCCGCATCCACATCAGCAGTCGCAGCCACCGCACCTGGCTCCATCTGGAGTCGGATCGAATGCGTGTCCGCAGCTGAACTCCTCGCTGGAGTTGGATGATAATGAGCTGTCGGGCGAGGAGGAGGACGACGAGCTGGACACTGAGATGGACGAGCTGGACGCTGCCAAGCAGCAGCTCATTgatggcggcagcagcagcagcacctccCTGCAGGCGCCGCCCTCCCAGCTCGGCGGCAGCCAAACGCCCGGTAGCAAGAAGGACAAGCCCAGCTATAATTGCTTGCTGTGCCCCAAGTCCTATCGGAAGCGCAAGTCCCTGCTGGACCACTACAAGCTGCATCCCGGCTACTGTCACGACTGCGGCCAGCCCAACGGCAACACGCTGGAG GAAATAATTCAGCACAATCGCACGATGCACGTGAAGGAGTTTCCATTTGTATGCGAAACCTGCGGCGAATCCTACTCGCGTCGGCAGCAGTTCCACGCGCACGTCGAGTCGCACAAGAAGGATTTCAAAA TCTTTCCGTGCGGTGAGTGCGGCCTGAAACTGTCGCAGAAGAAGATGCAGCAGCACTTCGAGGAGACGGGCCACAAGGCCGACGGCGCCATCTGCGAGGTGTGCGGCGCCGAGTTTCCCTCAAAGAACGCCCTTTATCAGCACATTATTCGCGTACACAAGCGAGACAACTTCTTTGAGTGCCACATTTGCCATAATCGCTTCACTCTCAAGGCCAATCTGGAGCGGCACGTGCAGCTGCACACTGAGGTCAAGCGCACCTATGTGTGCGATCTGTGCGGCTCCTCGTACTTTACATATCCTGCGCTCAAGGAGCACTACAGCAACGCCCACGTCGATGTATCCGAGTGCAAGTGCACGCTCTGCGGCAAGCGCTTTGGCTCCGCCAAATCGTTGCAGCGCCATTTGCCATCTCACTCGGAGGAACGCCCGCACTGCTGTAACCACTGCGATCAG ACCTTCAAATGGAAAACACATTTGGTGCGCCACAAGCAGACAATGCATGGGAATCAGCCGCCGCCCCCTAAAAAGGGTAAACAGCGTTTTCCCAAATCGAATGATGAAG aTATGGCGCCACTGCCTGATATGCCAGGACCACCACCGGTTAAGGCTAGCAAAAAGTCAGCAGTCAGCAAGGCAAAGTCACAGGCAggagcggcagctgcagccgcggcacaacagcagcagatgcaGCAGGGCGCAGGCAAGGGAGTTAGCGTGGGGGCAACGCCcacaccgccgccgccattgTCAACAACGCCGGGCTGTTCGCAGCAGGAGCAATTCAATGCCGCCATTGTGAGCAGCAATAGCTCGCAATCCTCAACGGCGTCAACGTCGCAGCACTCGGTCTCCACGAGCGAATCTCAGCAGAATTCCATGTACAATCAAAGCTTTAGTGCAgacaagctgcagcagcaacagccgccgccaacgcaacagcagcagcagcaacagcaaaatgcgctacatcagcatcagcaacagcaacagcaacaacatgcaGCGACGCCGCCGCCAACTCAGCAGCAAGCGGTGCCACCGCCTCAGCAACAACCGCAGCCGCACCATCGCCATACGCCCCATACACCCCATACGCCCAATAATAGCACCCCAGAGCTGCATATGCAACGGATGAACAGTTTTGGTGGCCAGGAGAGCCAGTTTCACTTTGAGCCCACCGGCAATACGGCGGGCGGTTATCAGCAGCACCAGATGATAAGTcaatatcaacaacagcaagcgcagcagccgcaaccgccacagcagcagcagcaacaacatatgCGTAGCCACACGCCCCAGAGCCCACATCCGCATCCCCATCCGCATCAGGCGCAGcagatgcaacagcaacaacatttcaCCTCGCCGCACCACATGCCCCCCATGCATCACCAGCATCAGTTAATACTACAACAGCATCGTCACACCCATTCGCCCCAACACCAGCACTCGCGATTGCAATCACCGCAGCCACAACCGTCGCCGTCAGCCGCTGCGTCCGCAACGCAACAGCAAtttatgcagcagcagcaacagccaactGACTCCTGGGGCAATATGGGCTTTGGCGGGGCACCAAACAATCAGCCAGTCGAGCTCAAGGACAACAAGTTCTACATTGTCGACTCAACCGAGTTTCTCGGGCTTCCAATGAACGTCGGCGCCCCAGCGCCGTCcactcagcagcagcagcagcaagcagccGTCGGTGTCAACaaggcacagcagcaacagcagcagcagcagcaaccaccaccacagcagcaacagcagcagcagcagccacaagaCCCAGCATTGACTGGCGAACTATTGGGCTTCCAGCACATGTGGCCACAACAGGTGCagcctcagcagcagcagcagcagcagcaacaacaacaacagccgcagcagcagcagcagcctacGACGGCACAGCCACAGGCGAACCAAGTGGGACCGGGAGATGCTCACAACTATAACAACATTGGCAGCATTCTCACGAATCTCATCGACACTAATCCCACGCCTCTGGAGTACAACTTTGATTTAATGCCACAGCCGCCgccccaacagcagcaacagcagcagcagcaacaaccacaacagccgcagcaacagcagcaggcggcacaGCAACATCACAACGCCGGCGGCGCCTATGGCA